One genomic window of Clostridia bacterium includes the following:
- a CDS encoding transposase family protein — protein MALRHPASLHPATLPNCKSAYATSQEEAADRQAALAAQLPVWRAYLPVLLEQFSHIPDPRRPQSIKHKLTVLLTCGLFLFVFAYSSRREANRELTRPTFWELLREVFPEIDTIPHMDTVNRLLAKINPEQLEGVLVQTIKRLLRNRQLQALLVEKHYVIAIDGTQKLVRSLPFAEEALRRQHGEEVSYMAYTVEAVLVGPQGITIPLFTEFCENPKGEKEAFAKQDCELKAGKRLLLYLREAFPKLRIMVVADGLYANGPMMALCRQLHLDFMFILPQDRLKSIREEAQAINKLERDQKLKYHWGDREQNFWWANDIDYEFQEASGSWRRLKIHVAACTETWEEKGEKKKAHWAWVSSRPFTKKNIIARCNRAARHRWDIEENILVEKHQGYQYEHAFSLNWTAMKNWHVLMHLGHLLNILTLHTEALVKKVQELGIRGTLNFLRESWMNRWIDRDQLLACCARPPRLRLIL, from the coding sequence ATGGCCTTACGGCATCCCGCGTCCCTCCACCCGGCTACCCTGCCCAATTGCAAAAGCGCCTATGCCACCAGCCAGGAAGAGGCAGCCGACCGGCAAGCGGCTCTGGCAGCGCAGCTACCAGTATGGCGGGCCTATTTACCAGTACTGCTTGAGCAATTCTCGCACATACCTGACCCCCGCCGCCCCCAGAGTATCAAGCATAAACTGACTGTTCTCCTTACCTGCGGGCTGTTTCTCTTCGTCTTCGCCTATAGCTCCAGGAGGGAAGCCAACCGGGAACTGACCCGACCCACCTTTTGGGAGCTACTGCGGGAGGTCTTCCCGGAGATTGACACTATCCCCCATATGGACACTGTCAACCGCTTGCTGGCAAAGATTAATCCGGAGCAACTGGAAGGGGTGCTGGTGCAAACAATCAAACGGTTGCTGCGCAACCGGCAGCTACAGGCCTTACTGGTAGAAAAGCATTATGTAATAGCCATCGATGGGACGCAGAAGTTGGTGCGCAGTTTACCCTTTGCTGAAGAAGCCCTCCGCCGGCAACATGGGGAAGAAGTATCATATATGGCTTATACGGTAGAAGCAGTCCTGGTCGGCCCCCAGGGGATAACCATCCCCCTGTTCACCGAGTTCTGCGAGAACCCCAAGGGCGAAAAAGAGGCCTTCGCCAAGCAGGATTGCGAACTAAAAGCCGGCAAACGGCTGCTGCTATACCTGCGGGAAGCCTTTCCCAAGTTACGGATAATGGTAGTGGCTGATGGCCTGTACGCCAATGGACCCATGATGGCCCTGTGCCGCCAATTACATCTGGACTTTATGTTTATCCTGCCCCAGGACCGCCTGAAAAGCATCCGGGAAGAGGCGCAGGCCATTAATAAACTGGAAAGGGACCAGAAACTCAAGTACCATTGGGGGGACCGGGAGCAGAACTTTTGGTGGGCCAACGATATCGACTATGAGTTCCAGGAGGCTTCCGGGTCCTGGCGGCGGCTAAAAATTCACGTGGCGGCATGCACAGAGACGTGGGAAGAGAAAGGCGAAAAGAAAAAAGCCCACTGGGCCTGGGTATCCTCGCGGCCCTTCACCAAAAAGAATATCATAGCCCGCTGCAATCGTGCAGCCCGCCACCGCTGGGACATTGAAGAAAATATCCTGGTAGAAAAACATCAGGGTTATCAGTATGAACATGCTTTCTCTCTGAACTGGACGGCCATGAAAAACTGGCATGTATTGATGCACCTAGGGCACCTTTTAAATATCTTAACTCTGCACACGGAGGCCCTGGTAAAGAAAGTACAGGAACTGGGTATTCGGGGAACCCTAAACTTCCTTCGGGAAAGCTGGATGAACCGGTGGATTGATCGTGACCAGCTTTTGGCCTGCTGCGCTCGGCCTCCTAGATTACGGTTAATCCTATGA
- the gyrB gene encoding DNA topoisomerase (ATP-hydrolyzing) subunit B, with protein sequence MDANANRTPPAVAAGEVAGSGPGEDYTYDASQIQVLEGLEAVRRRPGMYVGSTGSRGLHHLVYEIVDNSIDEALAGYCDRIKVIIHEDNSVSVADNGRGIPVDIHEKTGRPGLEVAMTMLHAGGKFDRKGYKVAGGLHGVGLSVVNALSVWLEAKVKRNGKIYYQRYQRGQVASPLKVIGQAKGTGTEITFKPDPQIFEELVFDHDILAERLRELSFLNPKVKIIFKDERTGEESTFLHDGGIIDFVKYLNKNRNTLHAKPIYLSGSRPGTEIEAALQYHDGYNEILRSYANNINTEEGGTHEAGFKSALTRAINDYARRQGLLKNGESNLAGEDIREGLTAILSVKVAEPQFEGQTKTKLGNSEVRSMVEQVVGDGLEAFLEENPPVAKKIVEKCLSAQRAREAARRARELTRRKSALEVTSLPGKLADCSLRDPALCELYLVEGDSAGGSAKQGRDRRFQAILPLRGKILNVEKARLERILSNEEIRAMITAVGTGIGSDFDITKARYHRLVVMSDADVDGAHIRTLLLTFFYRYMRPLIEAGYVYIAQPPLYRVKRGQEERYLYSDEELERLLQEIGTKGVAIQRYKGLGEMNPEQLWDTTMNPETRTILQVSMRDAEEADRIFNILMGDQVAPRREFIQSHAREVRNLDI encoded by the coding sequence ATGGATGCTAATGCCAACCGTACCCCGCCGGCGGTGGCGGCAGGTGAAGTGGCCGGGAGTGGGCCCGGGGAAGATTACACCTATGATGCCAGCCAGATTCAGGTGCTGGAGGGTTTGGAAGCGGTTCGGCGGCGTCCAGGCATGTATGTGGGTAGTACCGGCAGCCGAGGGCTACACCACCTGGTCTATGAAATCGTCGACAACAGCATCGATGAAGCCCTGGCCGGTTACTGCGACCGTATCAAGGTAATCATCCACGAAGACAATAGCGTCAGCGTGGCTGATAACGGTCGGGGCATACCGGTGGATATTCATGAGAAGACGGGCCGGCCGGGCCTGGAAGTAGCCATGACCATGCTCCATGCCGGAGGCAAATTTGACCGCAAGGGATATAAAGTGGCCGGCGGATTGCATGGAGTTGGACTTTCGGTGGTAAACGCCCTCTCGGTATGGCTGGAGGCCAAAGTAAAGCGTAACGGCAAAATCTATTACCAGCGCTACCAGCGGGGACAGGTGGCCTCACCCCTAAAGGTAATTGGCCAAGCTAAAGGTACGGGCACCGAGATTACCTTTAAGCCCGATCCTCAGATTTTTGAGGAGTTGGTCTTCGATCACGACATCTTGGCGGAACGCCTGCGGGAGCTTTCCTTCTTAAACCCAAAGGTGAAGATCATCTTCAAGGACGAGCGGACAGGGGAGGAAAGCACCTTCCTGCACGATGGGGGCATCATCGATTTCGTCAAGTACTTGAATAAGAACCGCAACACCCTCCATGCCAAGCCTATCTACCTTTCGGGCTCGCGGCCGGGAACGGAGATCGAAGCTGCCCTTCAATATCATGATGGCTACAATGAAATCCTTCGCTCCTACGCCAATAACATCAACACCGAGGAGGGCGGCACCCATGAGGCTGGGTTTAAAAGCGCCCTCACCCGGGCCATCAATGATTATGCCCGCCGCCAAGGGCTTTTAAAGAACGGCGAAAGCAACTTGGCCGGGGAAGACATCCGCGAAGGGCTCACCGCTATCTTGAGCGTGAAGGTGGCCGAACCCCAATTTGAAGGCCAGACTAAAACTAAACTGGGCAACAGTGAAGTTCGCAGCATGGTGGAGCAGGTGGTGGGGGACGGCCTCGAGGCCTTCCTAGAGGAAAACCCTCCGGTGGCCAAAAAGATCGTCGAGAAGTGCTTGTCGGCCCAGCGGGCCAGGGAGGCGGCTCGCCGAGCTCGGGAGCTCACCCGCAGAAAGAGCGCTCTGGAAGTAACTTCTTTGCCCGGCAAGTTGGCTGACTGCAGCCTCCGGGACCCGGCCCTTTGCGAGCTCTACCTGGTGGAGGGAGATTCGGCTGGGGGATCGGCCAAACAAGGCCGGGACCGGCGTTTTCAAGCTATCCTGCCGCTCCGAGGCAAGATCTTGAACGTGGAAAAGGCTAGGTTGGAAAGAATCTTAAGCAACGAAGAGATCCGGGCCATGATCACCGCGGTAGGGACGGGGATCGGATCCGATTTCGACATCACTAAGGCCCGCTATCACCGGCTAGTAGTAATGTCTGACGCCGATGTGGATGGCGCTCACATCCGTACCTTGCTTTTAACCTTTTTTTATCGCTACATGCGCCCCTTGATCGAGGCCGGATACGTGTATATTGCCCAGCCGCCTCTATACCGGGTGAAGCGGGGCCAGGAGGAGCGCTACCTTTATAGCGATGAGGAGCTGGAGCGCCTCCTCCAGGAAATAGGAACTAAAGGCGTGGCCATCCAGCGATACAAGGGCTTAGGGGAAATGAACCCAGAGCAGCTTTGGGATACCACCATGAACCCGGAAACCCGGACCATCCTCCAGGTGAGCATGCGCGATGCCGAGGAAGCTGACCGCATCTTTAACATCCTCATGGGCGATCAGGTGGCGCCTAGGCGGGAATTTATCCAGTCCCATG
- a CDS encoding DUF4338 domain-containing protein, with protein MDVPFWVGDREFSQADINLIRITVKEFSHLSREEIAATICENLPWKAPNGRLKMEACRKLLLELEQKGVITLPPLQKNRVRNVGRERLGTAIQTRLEAKLQEVAPVTIDPVTPFERADWNATLAAYHPLGYLRAIGAQQRYWIRVKGARGREIVGAMLFGAAAKALAARDKWIGWTAEERRRYRPRIVNNNRFLILPEVHIPHLASHALSLVARRIRRDWRERYGYEPVLLETFVEPGYQGTCYRAANWIRIGETAGRGRQDTFNQYAASVKTIWVYPLVRDWRRRLIEPFPEPVEETLDEGGK; from the coding sequence ATGGACGTGCCTTTTTGGGTTGGGGATCGAGAGTTTAGCCAGGCGGATATTAACTTAATACGTATTACGGTAAAGGAATTTTCCCATTTAAGCCGTGAAGAGATCGCGGCGACCATATGCGAGAATTTGCCCTGGAAGGCCCCGAACGGACGATTAAAGATGGAAGCCTGTAGAAAGCTGCTGCTGGAATTAGAACAAAAAGGGGTCATTACCTTACCGCCGCTCCAAAAGAACCGGGTGCGTAATGTAGGCAGGGAGCGGCTAGGAACTGCGATCCAAACACGGCTCGAAGCCAAACTTCAAGAAGTGGCGCCGGTTACCATAGATCCGGTCACCCCTTTTGAGAGGGCGGACTGGAACGCCACCCTGGCGGCTTACCATCCTTTAGGGTATCTGCGGGCCATCGGGGCGCAACAGCGGTATTGGATTAGGGTAAAGGGAGCCAGAGGCCGGGAGATAGTAGGAGCGATGTTGTTCGGTGCTGCTGCCAAGGCTCTGGCGGCGCGGGATAAGTGGATTGGCTGGACAGCTGAGGAACGCCGGCGCTACCGCCCCCGTATCGTCAACAACAACCGCTTTCTGATCCTGCCGGAGGTCCACATCCCCCATCTGGCCAGCCACGCCCTTTCCCTGGTAGCCCGCCGCATCCGGAGGGACTGGCGGGAACGCTACGGCTATGAACCGGTTCTCTTAGAAACCTTTGTCGAACCCGGGTACCAGGGCACCTGCTACCGGGCGGCCAACTGGATCAGGATTGGCGAGACCGCAGGTCGCGGCCGCCAGGACACCTTTAACCAATATGCTGCCTCAGTTAAAACAATCTGGGTATACCCCCTGGTACGGGACTGGCGCCGGCGGCTCATAGAACCCTTCCCGGAGCCTGTTGAAGAAACTTTAGACGAGGGAGGGAAATAA